A genomic region of Palaemon carinicauda isolate YSFRI2023 unplaced genomic scaffold, ASM3689809v2 scaffold2421, whole genome shotgun sequence contains the following coding sequences:
- the LOC137636161 gene encoding uncharacterized protein, protein MLREWGIEHVYSTPYMPSANGLAERTVRTLTEILRMMSTCGNDWDLYVGRALWAYNATVHKSTGMSPCKFVLNFEKIIRPRLGVSEDDRDVWRKANKRFESFKVGERVMKEVIEKGRMNVNKVRDKFEGPYDVLEVGSSGLSYVLGKLCVGGIVEKIRAHHNQLRKWKEVPEYIQENGMSKWLKRNKGEPSMYEDLGLEGKQLVLVEYKKRKNTRALSKDERRGNFISKSENRNKYDKGVNVQVCMEDKCVNTDESWLSMNDTYSVCGFSLGDVKERMTNARVRDRRMISSMNESFTKVENVFDEMDELFTEMSVIIGPDENEVDMIVHDILDDRDLDRNSVNVANDCDKEEVNERVYGGPVTRSRGPVPDCDWVMKKIM, encoded by the coding sequence atgttaagagaatggggtattgaacatgtgtattcgactccttatatgccaagtgcgaatgggttggctgaaaggactgtaagaacattaactgaaattttgcgaatgatgagtacatgtggtaatgattgggatttgtatgttggtagagcgttatgggcttacaatgcaacagtgcataagagtacgggtatgtctccatgtaagtttgttttaaattttgaaaagataataagaccgaggttgggtgtgtcggaggatgatagagatgtgtggaggaaagcaaataagaggtttgaaagctttaaagttggtgagagagtgatgaaagaagtaattgaaaagggtagaatgaatgtaaataaggtgcgtgataaatttgaaggtccctatgatgtgttagaagttggttcaagtggattaagttacgttttgggtaagttgtgtgtgggtggtattgtggaaaaaattagggcccaccacaaccagttgcgtaaatggaaagaggtacctgagtatatccaagagaatgggatgagtaaatggttgaaaaggaacaagggtgaacctagtatgtatgaggacttaggtctggaaggtaaacagttagtgttagtagaatataagaaaaggaagaatacaagagctttaagtaaagatgaaagaaggggaaattttataagtaaaagtgagaatagaaataagtatgacaagggtgtaaatgtgcaagtgtgtatggaagataaatgtgttaatacagatgaatcatggctgagtatgaatgatacctatagtgtgtgtggcttttccttaggtgatgtaaaagaaaggatgacgaatgcgagagtgagagataggagaatgattagtagtatgaatgaatcttttactaaagttgagaatgtttttgatgaaatggatgaactgtttacagaaatgagtgtaattatagggccagatgagaacgaggtagatatgattgtacatgatatattagatgatagggatttagataggaatagtgttaatgtagctaatgattgtgataaggaagaagtgaatgagagagtatatggaggcccagttactcggagtagaggtcccgttcccgactgcgactgggttatgaaaaaaataatgtaa